In Candidatus Zixiibacteriota bacterium, the genomic stretch GGTCGGTTGCGGGTTCTTCTTCCGCGATCCGGACAGGACTCCGCCCGGTGATCCCGAAGCGGTTGTGGCTACGGCGGATGGACGCATCCTCTCGGTTGTGCCCCACCCGGAGGGTGGGATACGAATCGACACGTTTCTGTCCGTCTGGGACGTGCACGTCAACCGCGCTCCCGTGGGCGGCATCGTCGCCGGCAGTCTCTATCGACCAGGTCGATTCCTGGCCGCGTACAAGCCCAGGGCAGGATCAGACAACGAACGCCACGACCTGACGATCAACAGCACAATCGGGACGATTCAGTCGGCACAGATCGCCGGGATTCTCGCACGCCGCGTTGTCTGCCGTGTGCACGAAGGCCAGCAGCTTCGTCAGGGCGACAGGATCGGTCTGATCCGTTTCGGGTCGCGGGCGGCGGTGATCGTGCCGCGCGGTTTCATTGCCGCCGTGAGTCCGGGTGATCGTGTTCGCGCCGGTGAGACGATCATCGCGCGTCGGGTCCGGGATGATGGGGGAAGGCCTGGTGACGCCGAAGCGTAACTTCCGTGGTTTCTTCCCCGGCATGTTCACGATGGGGAACCTGTTCTGCGGGTTTCTCTCGATTCTCGCGTCGATGGACGGAGAAGTGGAGCATGCCTGCCGCTTCATTCTGCTCGGGTTCTTCCTCGACGGCCTGGATGGTTTCGTGGCGCGTGTCTCCCGTGGGGCCACACGGTTCGGCGTCGAGCTCGATTCCCTGGCCGATTTGGTCACCTTCGGCATGGCGCCGGCGATCCTCATCTACTCCTTCAAACTCAAAGTCCTGGGACGTTGGGGTTGGGTGCTCGGCTTCATCTTCGTGATGTGCGGCGCCTTTCGACTGGCCCGCTACAACCTCACGACCAAGACGTCGCCGCGCCGTGGATTCGAGGGTTTGCCCATCCCCGCCGCGGCATCGCTGCTGGTGGCCTACACCCTGTTCAGCTATGATCTCTGGGAGCAACTCCTCTATGTCAAGTTCCTGGTCGTGACGATGATTGTCACGTCCGGTCTCATGGTGTCCACGATCGCATACGAGGACAAGCCGACATCGTGGCGAACTCCGAAAGACCGCGTCAAGTTCATCTTCATCTTTCTCGGGATCATCGCCGTCATGATTGACCTTCCCAAGACGTTCTTTCCCCTGGTTCTCATCTACGTGCTTCACGGCATTGGCCGGGCGGCGGTCGAACTGGTCTCGGGGAACAACGGGCACCACGAGCGCGGTCATCGTGACAGCGATGCGACGGTGTCGGATGGCATCTGATCTGATCCAATCTCATTCAACGTCAAGCGCGGCAAACAGATGGCAATACCCAGAAAGTTGTTGGGATTCCGCGGAATGGCGGCTATAATGTAATCTCGGCGGGGGAGATGGCCGCGCGAGCGATCGTGGACGGTTCGAGAGACTATGATGATCACAGGGACCGTCACCGTTCGACTCAAGGAGGGAGTCCTGGATCCGCAGGGACTGACGATCCAGCGGGCACTGGAACACATGGGGTACGAAGGCCTGAACGCCGTGCGCACCGGAAAGACCTTTGAGATCACGTTGGAGGCGGCCGATGCCGCCACGGCGCGCGCCCGGTTGCAGGAGATGTCGGAGCGATTGCTGGCCAATCCCGTTGTCGAGACCTTTGCGGTGGAGGTACAGGCGTGAGAGTCGGTGTCGTCACATTCCCCGGGTCGAATTGCGATTATGACGCCTACGCCGCCTTTCGTCATGTGCTGGGGTGCCCGGTCGAATTCCTCTGGCATGCCGATCCCGATCTGAAGGACGTCGAC encodes the following:
- the purS gene encoding phosphoribosylformylglycinamidine synthase subunit PurS, whose product is MITGTVTVRLKEGVLDPQGLTIQRALEHMGYEGLNAVRTGKTFEITLEAADAATARARLQEMSERLLANPVVETFAVEVQA
- a CDS encoding phosphatidylserine decarboxylase; the encoded protein is MERDGWRFVGPALGVTALGVWGVGRGWIWAWPVLCLGVLVAVGCGFFFRDPDRTPPGDPEAVVATADGRILSVVPHPEGGIRIDTFLSVWDVHVNRAPVGGIVAGSLYRPGRFLAAYKPRAGSDNERHDLTINSTIGTIQSAQIAGILARRVVCRVHEGQQLRQGDRIGLIRFGSRAAVIVPRGFIAAVSPGDRVRAGETIIARRVRDDGGRPGDAEA
- the pssA gene encoding CDP-diacylglycerol--serine O-phosphatidyltransferase, coding for MTPKRNFRGFFPGMFTMGNLFCGFLSILASMDGEVEHACRFILLGFFLDGLDGFVARVSRGATRFGVELDSLADLVTFGMAPAILIYSFKLKVLGRWGWVLGFIFVMCGAFRLARYNLTTKTSPRRGFEGLPIPAAASLLVAYTLFSYDLWEQLLYVKFLVVTMIVTSGLMVSTIAYEDKPTSWRTPKDRVKFIFIFLGIIAVMIDLPKTFFPLVLIYVLHGIGRAAVELVSGNNGHHERGHRDSDATVSDGI